The following are from one region of the Streptomyces decoyicus genome:
- a CDS encoding OB-fold domain-containing protein: MTSLVAYGAYVPYFRLRRSAIATVLGGTAAGGTRAVASYDEDSTTLGVEAARAALAAVPEARGSVRNLLFATATPPYLDKTNAAAIHAALGLAPEAMAVDMAGAVRSGAGALHLASGSAEDTLVVLADVRTGLPGSADERDGGDAGAAFLFSARPELPPLAEVIAHASVTAEILDRRRTPDSPVSTTSEERFTEQVYTRLADAAFDDALERAELRAEQLDHLAVAGLHQRALRSVAGRLSARTGKAADGNADGLAKAVGNPGTAQPGLLLADALDRAEPGQTIALVVIGDGVSVLVLRTCAALTARRAAVPAAAPAAAGSDRLSYGDYLTWRGFLDRQPAARPKPQPPAAAPSLRRAGWKYGFVASRCTDCGTRQLPPARVCTSCRTIDKMTEERLDGTPATVVTYTVDHLGFTPHPPLILAVIEFDGGGRFRCELTDAAEEEMHAGMRVTMSFRRLLTADGVHNYFWKARPVR, encoded by the coding sequence TTGACCTCGCTCGTCGCCTACGGCGCGTATGTGCCGTACTTCCGGCTCCGGCGGAGCGCGATCGCCACCGTGCTCGGCGGGACAGCTGCCGGGGGAACCCGTGCGGTCGCCTCCTACGACGAGGACAGCACGACGCTGGGCGTCGAGGCGGCCCGCGCCGCACTGGCCGCCGTCCCCGAAGCCCGCGGGAGCGTACGCAACCTGCTCTTCGCCACCGCCACCCCGCCGTATCTGGACAAGACCAATGCCGCGGCGATCCATGCGGCGCTCGGCCTCGCCCCGGAGGCGATGGCCGTCGACATGGCCGGCGCGGTGCGGTCCGGTGCCGGCGCTCTGCACCTGGCGAGCGGCAGCGCCGAGGACACCCTGGTGGTGCTCGCGGACGTACGGACGGGACTGCCCGGAAGCGCCGACGAACGCGACGGGGGCGACGCGGGGGCGGCCTTCCTCTTCAGCGCCCGGCCCGAACTCCCCCCGCTCGCCGAGGTGATCGCCCATGCCTCGGTGACCGCCGAGATCCTCGACCGCCGTCGCACACCGGACTCCCCGGTCTCCACGACGTCGGAGGAGCGCTTCACCGAGCAGGTCTACACCCGGCTGGCCGATGCCGCGTTCGACGACGCGCTGGAGCGGGCGGAGCTGCGGGCGGAACAGCTCGACCACCTCGCCGTCGCCGGACTGCACCAGCGCGCCCTGCGGTCCGTGGCCGGCCGGCTGTCCGCCCGTACCGGGAAGGCCGCGGACGGGAACGCGGACGGCCTCGCCAAAGCCGTCGGCAACCCGGGCACCGCGCAGCCGGGCCTGCTGCTCGCCGACGCGCTCGACCGCGCCGAGCCGGGGCAGACGATCGCCCTGGTCGTCATCGGTGACGGAGTCTCCGTGCTCGTCCTGCGGACCTGTGCCGCACTGACCGCGCGGCGGGCCGCCGTCCCGGCCGCCGCACCGGCGGCGGCCGGCAGCGACCGGCTCTCGTACGGGGACTATCTGACCTGGCGCGGGTTCCTCGACCGGCAGCCCGCCGCCCGTCCGAAGCCGCAACCGCCCGCCGCCGCCCCGTCGTTGCGCCGGGCGGGGTGGAAGTACGGCTTCGTGGCCAGCCGTTGCACGGACTGCGGGACCCGGCAGCTGCCGCCCGCCCGGGTGTGCACCAGCTGCCGGACGATCGACAAGATGACCGAGGAGCGGCTCGACGGCACACCGGCGACCGTCGTCACCTACACGGTCGACCATCTGGGCTTCACCCCGCACCCGCCGCTGATCCTGGCGGTGATCGAGTTCGACGGCGGCGGCCGGTTCCGGTGCGAGCTCACCGACGCGGCCGAGGAGGAGATGCACGCCGGGATGCGGGTCACGATGTCCTTCCGCCGGCTGCTCACCGCCGACGGCGTGCACAACTACTTCTGGAAGGCACGGCCCGTGCGCTGA
- a CDS encoding arylamine N-acetyltransferase family protein: MDQSTLDAYLRRLGIGRPRRTDAGTLRVLQERHLVSVPFENMHIRSGKPTALGPAVIDKIAHRHRGGTCIELASAFEQLLRTLGYPEVTVLGGRIFHAGRFMAPVVHYVLKVETPEPWLVDVGFLRGSRYPLRFDVRTPQQDPEGVFQLADTDGGGIELRRDGVPQYRLDPTPLRFEDFPPTWWAWTLPELPMSHLLVASILDATGRTTMVDQRRLLEVSGGRTSERILDGAAEVLEVYRSRFGIALDELPAPGPGPEEDDPVVLEQYRAWFRAQYGDPEVSPVAGGFPMR, translated from the coding sequence GTGGACCAGAGCACCCTCGATGCATATCTGCGCCGTCTGGGCATCGGGCGTCCGCGGCGAACCGACGCCGGGACGCTCCGTGTGCTCCAGGAACGTCATCTCGTGTCGGTGCCGTTCGAGAACATGCACATCCGGTCGGGGAAACCCACCGCACTCGGCCCCGCGGTGATCGACAAGATCGCGCACCGCCACCGCGGCGGCACGTGCATCGAACTCGCCAGCGCCTTCGAGCAGTTGCTGCGCACCCTCGGCTACCCGGAGGTGACGGTGCTGGGCGGACGCATCTTCCACGCCGGCCGCTTCATGGCACCGGTGGTGCACTACGTGCTGAAGGTGGAGACCCCCGAGCCATGGCTCGTGGACGTGGGCTTCCTGCGCGGCAGCCGCTATCCGCTGCGGTTCGACGTGCGCACGCCCCAGCAGGACCCCGAGGGCGTCTTCCAGCTGGCCGACACGGACGGCGGCGGCATCGAACTGCGCCGCGACGGGGTACCCCAGTACCGGCTGGACCCCACCCCGCTGCGCTTCGAGGACTTCCCGCCCACCTGGTGGGCCTGGACGCTCCCTGAGCTGCCCATGTCGCATCTGCTGGTGGCCTCGATCCTGGACGCCACGGGGCGGACGACGATGGTCGACCAGCGCCGGCTGCTGGAGGTGTCGGGCGGGCGGACCTCCGAGCGGATCCTCGACGGCGCCGCCGAGGTGCTGGAGGTGTACCGGAGCCGGTTCGGCATCGCGCTGGACGAGCTCCCGGCCCCCGGGCCGGGCCCCGAGGAGGACGATCCGGTGGTGCTGGAGCAGTACCGTGCGTGGTTCCGTGCGCAGTACGGAGACCCCGAGGTGTCTCCGGTGGCGGGCGGCTTCCCGATGCGGTAG
- a CDS encoding FAD-dependent oxidoreductase, whose amino-acid sequence MTHISNNRPRIAVIGGGIAGLTVAASLLRAGIECTVYEQATVFADAGAGIQIAPNSSRILHRLGLAGALERRATRAHAIETRRWQDGAPLARTELGESCVERYGAPYYLIQRADLHRSLLELLPPGVVRHSSACTAVEERPDGVTLRFADGTSEEAGVVVGADGIHSTLRNTLVGDRPRFSGHTVHRGLVAADRLPSLFEVPKVLFWLGPNGHVTSYPIAQHGLVHFSAVITSPEWDPEVWSAPSRPEEAAAAFAGWNTDVAELIGAAETAHHWALFDRDCVGGWSTGRMTLAGDAAHPMVPYLSQGANQAIEDAWVLADLLSAADPDPGPALRRYEELRLPRVREVHRRSRERGHEFHLPDGPQQRLRDRSMPTAERLDDYAWLYGFEAAPVGSR is encoded by the coding sequence GTGACGCACATAAGCAATAACCGGCCCCGGATCGCCGTGATCGGCGGCGGGATCGCCGGTCTGACGGTGGCCGCGTCGCTGTTGCGGGCCGGCATCGAGTGCACCGTGTACGAGCAGGCCACGGTGTTCGCCGATGCCGGCGCGGGGATCCAGATCGCCCCCAACTCGTCCCGCATCCTGCACCGCCTCGGGCTCGCCGGCGCACTGGAGCGGCGGGCCACCCGGGCGCACGCCATCGAGACGCGCCGCTGGCAGGACGGCGCGCCGCTCGCCCGCACGGAGCTCGGCGAATCCTGCGTGGAGCGCTACGGCGCGCCCTACTACCTCATCCAGCGGGCCGATCTGCACCGCAGCCTGCTGGAGTTGCTGCCGCCCGGGGTCGTCCGGCACAGCTCCGCATGCACCGCCGTCGAGGAGCGCCCGGACGGGGTCACCCTGCGCTTCGCCGACGGCACGAGCGAGGAGGCCGGGGTCGTCGTCGGCGCGGACGGCATCCATTCGACGCTCCGCAACACCCTCGTGGGCGACCGTCCCCGGTTCTCCGGGCACACGGTCCACCGCGGACTGGTGGCGGCCGACCGGCTGCCGTCCCTCTTCGAGGTGCCGAAGGTGCTCTTCTGGCTGGGGCCGAACGGCCATGTGACGAGCTATCCGATCGCCCAGCACGGTCTGGTCCACTTCAGCGCGGTGATCACCTCACCGGAGTGGGACCCGGAGGTGTGGTCGGCGCCGAGCCGCCCGGAGGAGGCCGCGGCCGCCTTCGCCGGCTGGAACACCGATGTCGCCGAGCTGATCGGGGCCGCGGAAACGGCCCACCACTGGGCCCTGTTCGACCGCGACTGCGTGGGCGGCTGGAGCACCGGCCGGATGACGCTGGCGGGCGACGCGGCGCACCCGATGGTGCCCTATCTGTCCCAGGGCGCCAACCAGGCCATCGAGGACGCCTGGGTGCTCGCGGATCTGCTCAGCGCCGCGGACCCCGATCCGGGGCCCGCGCTGCGGCGGTACGAGGAGCTGCGGCTGCCCCGCGTACGCGAGGTGCACCGGCGCTCCCGGGAGCGGGGCCATGAGTTCCACCTTCCCGACGGCCCGCAGCAGCGCCTGCGCGACCGGTCGATGCCCACGGCCGAGCGGCTGGACGACTACGCCTGGCTCTACGGCTTCGAGGCCGCGCCGGTAGGGAGCCGGTAG
- a CDS encoding 3-dehydroquinate synthase II family protein, which produces MKLSWLDVRAVGDAKEAILQEALHHRIEGIVTDDLADLEGLPPTLTKVLFPGAGAVPEELGRADVVIVDPIRHGITPAELAIRHPEVTFGRFVEIVDADSLELACESARTEQLSLLLFRDPTKIPLEIVIAAAAKATGSLITVAQDAEEAEIIFGVLEHGSDGVMMAPKGVGEAAHLKAAAQLDTPNLSLVELEVTATSHVGMGERACVDTCTHFREDEGILVGSHSKGMILCVSETHPLPYMPTRPFRVNAGAIHSYTLSKDERTNYLSELKSGSKVLAVDVKGNTRLVTVGRVKIESRPLISIDAVAPGGQAVNLILQDDWHVRVLGPGGAVLNSTELKPGDRVLGFLPSADRHVGYPIDEFCLEK; this is translated from the coding sequence ATGAAGCTGAGCTGGCTGGACGTCCGAGCGGTCGGGGACGCGAAGGAAGCGATCCTCCAGGAGGCGCTGCACCACCGCATCGAGGGCATCGTCACCGATGACCTCGCGGACCTCGAAGGGCTGCCGCCGACCCTCACCAAGGTGCTGTTCCCCGGGGCGGGCGCGGTGCCCGAGGAGCTGGGGCGGGCCGATGTGGTGATCGTGGATCCGATACGTCATGGCATCACCCCCGCCGAGCTGGCGATCCGTCACCCCGAGGTGACCTTCGGCCGCTTCGTGGAGATCGTGGACGCGGACAGCCTCGAGCTGGCGTGTGAGTCCGCGCGTACCGAGCAGCTGAGCCTGCTGCTCTTCCGCGACCCGACCAAGATCCCGCTGGAGATCGTGATCGCGGCCGCCGCCAAGGCCACCGGCAGCCTGATCACCGTGGCGCAGGACGCCGAGGAGGCCGAGATCATCTTCGGTGTCCTGGAGCACGGTTCGGACGGCGTGATGATGGCCCCCAAGGGCGTCGGCGAAGCGGCGCACCTGAAGGCCGCGGCCCAGCTCGACACCCCGAACCTGAGCCTGGTCGAGCTGGAGGTCACCGCGACCAGCCACGTCGGCATGGGTGAGCGGGCCTGTGTCGACACCTGCACCCACTTCCGCGAGGACGAGGGGATTCTCGTCGGGTCGCACTCCAAGGGCATGATCCTCTGCGTCAGCGAGACCCACCCGCTGCCGTACATGCCCACCCGGCCGTTCCGCGTCAACGCCGGCGCCATCCACTCGTACACCCTCTCCAAGGACGAGCGGACCAACTACCTCAGCGAGCTCAAGTCCGGCAGCAAGGTGCTGGCCGTGGACGTCAAGGGCAACACCCGGCTGGTCACCGTGGGCCGGGTGAAGATCGAATCCCGTCCGCTGATCTCCATCGACGCGGTCGCGCCCGGCGGCCAGGCGGTCAATCTGATCCTCCAGGACGACTGGCACGTACGGGTGCTCGGCCCCGGTGGTGCCGTGCTCAACAGCACCGAGCTGAAGCCCGGCGACCGTGTCCTCGGCTTCCTGCCGAGCGCGGACCGCCACGTGGGCTACCCGATTGATGAGTTCTGCCTGGAGAAGTGA
- a CDS encoding 2-amino-3,7-dideoxy-D-threo-hept-6-ulosonate synthase, producing MPSHLPFARQLRLRRLHRHDDDRLVIVPLDHSVTDGPITGGRHVDRLVGELAVSGVDAAIVHKGTLRCIDPMRFTQMSLIVHMSASTVHAPDPNAKYLVAGVEEAVRHGADAVSVHVNIGSDEEKQQIADLAAVAEACDRWNVPLLAMMYPRGPRIDNPRDPELIAHAASLAADLGADIVKTLYTGSPDTMAGITDMSPLPILVVGGPQRSGLDATLSYVDEALGAGAAGVAMGRNIFQADEPGKVARAVVELVHEGSSAGSRIEADIQVHELSLPV from the coding sequence ATGCCTTCGCACCTTCCTTTCGCACGTCAGCTCAGGCTGCGGCGGCTTCACCGGCACGATGACGACAGACTCGTGATCGTGCCGCTCGACCACTCCGTCACCGACGGTCCGATCACCGGCGGGCGCCATGTCGACCGGCTCGTCGGGGAGTTGGCGGTCAGTGGCGTCGACGCGGCCATCGTCCACAAGGGGACGCTGCGCTGTATCGACCCGATGCGCTTCACGCAGATGTCGCTCATCGTGCACATGAGCGCGAGCACCGTGCACGCCCCCGACCCCAACGCCAAGTACCTCGTCGCCGGCGTCGAGGAAGCCGTACGGCACGGTGCCGACGCGGTCAGCGTGCACGTCAACATCGGCTCCGACGAGGAGAAGCAGCAGATCGCCGACCTGGCCGCGGTGGCCGAGGCCTGCGACCGGTGGAACGTGCCGCTGCTCGCGATGATGTACCCGCGCGGCCCCCGCATCGACAACCCCCGTGACCCGGAGCTGATCGCCCATGCGGCCTCGCTCGCCGCGGATCTGGGGGCCGACATCGTCAAGACCCTCTACACCGGGTCGCCCGACACCATGGCCGGGATCACGGACATGTCCCCACTGCCGATCCTGGTCGTCGGCGGCCCGCAGCGCAGCGGACTCGACGCGACCCTGTCGTACGTGGACGAGGCGCTGGGGGCGGGCGCCGCGGGAGTGGCCATGGGCCGCAACATCTTCCAGGCCGACGAGCCGGGCAAGGTCGCCCGCGCGGTCGTCGAACTCGTCCACGAGGGCTCCTCCGCCGGGTCCCGTATCGAAGCGGACATCCAGGTCCACGAGCTGTCCCTGCCCGTCTGA
- a CDS encoding 1-deoxy-D-xylulose-5-phosphate synthase, with the protein MRLADLTGPADLQSLTDGQLGALAADIRSFLVESVSKVGGHLGPNLGVVELTLALHRVFESPKDTLLFDTGHQAYVHKLLTGRMKAFSTLRQEGGLSGYPDRSESEHDVIENSHASTALSYADGIAKGFGLAGAAHRRVVAVVGDGALTGGMSWEALNNIGGAPDRPVIIVLNDNGRSYAPTAGALATHLGELREGRGGAGLFENLGLAYLGPVDGHDRPAVERALRRAAALDRPVVVHCVTQKGHGYAPAAEDADDCWHAVGTFDPETGGRSASGGRSWTEVFGAEMTELGAQRPDVVALTAAMLQPVGLAGFARRFPDRVFDVGIGEQHAAVSAAGLAHTGLHPVVAVYSTFLNRAFDQVLMDVALHRQPVTFVLDRAGVTGPDGPSHHGIWDASWLSLVPGLRLAVPRDAEELRTLLREAVAVTDGPTVLRFPKAQAGPALPALRREGGMDVLHEAPGARVLLVPTGPLADPCLQAAAALDALGIPSTVVDPRWSVPVPEGLPELAARHELVVTVEDNLSDGGLGARLLRQLSEAGAPTPVRTVGLPTEFLPHGSRTALLRRHGLTADGLVARVGGWLPQAAPR; encoded by the coding sequence ATGAGACTGGCTGACCTCACCGGCCCCGCCGACCTGCAGTCCCTGACGGACGGCCAACTCGGGGCGCTGGCCGCGGACATCCGCTCCTTCCTGGTGGAGTCCGTCTCGAAGGTCGGCGGACACCTGGGCCCCAACCTCGGCGTCGTCGAGCTCACCCTCGCCCTGCACCGGGTCTTCGAGTCCCCCAAGGACACCCTGCTCTTCGACACCGGCCACCAGGCCTACGTCCACAAGCTGCTCACCGGCCGGATGAAGGCCTTCTCGACGCTGCGCCAGGAGGGCGGGCTGTCCGGCTATCCCGACCGCAGCGAGTCCGAGCACGATGTCATCGAGAACTCCCATGCCTCCACGGCCCTTTCGTACGCGGACGGCATCGCCAAGGGCTTCGGCCTGGCCGGCGCCGCGCACCGCAGGGTGGTCGCCGTCGTCGGCGACGGCGCGCTGACCGGCGGGATGAGCTGGGAGGCGCTCAACAACATCGGCGGCGCCCCGGACCGGCCGGTGATCATCGTCCTGAACGACAACGGCCGTTCCTACGCCCCCACCGCCGGCGCCCTCGCCACCCACCTCGGCGAGCTCCGGGAGGGCCGCGGCGGGGCCGGTCTCTTCGAGAACCTGGGCCTGGCCTACCTGGGCCCGGTCGACGGCCACGACCGCCCGGCGGTCGAGCGCGCACTGCGCCGGGCGGCCGCACTCGACCGCCCCGTGGTGGTGCACTGCGTGACGCAGAAGGGCCACGGCTACGCACCGGCCGCCGAGGACGCCGACGACTGCTGGCACGCGGTGGGCACCTTCGACCCCGAGACCGGCGGCAGGTCCGCTTCCGGCGGCCGCTCCTGGACCGAGGTGTTCGGTGCGGAGATGACGGAGCTCGGTGCGCAGCGGCCCGACGTGGTCGCCCTCACCGCCGCGATGCTCCAGCCCGTGGGCCTGGCCGGCTTCGCCCGCCGGTTCCCCGACCGGGTCTTCGACGTCGGCATCGGCGAACAGCACGCCGCCGTCTCCGCCGCCGGGCTGGCGCACACCGGACTGCACCCCGTCGTGGCCGTCTACTCCACCTTCCTCAACCGCGCCTTCGACCAGGTGCTGATGGATGTGGCGCTGCACCGGCAGCCGGTGACCTTCGTACTCGACCGGGCGGGCGTCACCGGCCCCGACGGCCCCAGCCATCACGGGATCTGGGACGCCTCCTGGCTGTCGCTGGTACCGGGGCTGCGCCTGGCGGTGCCGCGCGATGCCGAGGAGCTCAGGACGCTGCTGCGGGAGGCGGTCGCCGTCACGGACGGGCCCACCGTCCTCCGCTTCCCGAAGGCGCAGGCCGGCCCGGCCCTGCCGGCGCTCCGCCGGGAAGGGGGCATGGACGTGCTGCACGAGGCGCCCGGCGCCCGGGTGCTGCTGGTCCCGACCGGTCCGCTCGCCGACCCGTGCCTCCAGGCGGCGGCCGCACTGGACGCCCTGGGCATCCCGTCGACGGTGGTGGACCCGCGCTGGTCCGTCCCCGTACCGGAGGGGCTCCCGGAGCTGGCCGCACGGCACGAACTCGTGGTGACCGTCGAGGACAACCTGAGCGACGGCGGGCTCGGCGCGCGCCTGCTGCGGCAGCTGTCCGAGGCCGGTGCGCCCACCCCCGTACGGACCGTCGGGCTGCCGACGGAGTTCCTTCCCCACGGCAGCAGGACGGCCCTCCTGCGCCGGCATGGGCTCACCGCCGACGGCCTGGTCGCACGGGTCGGCGGATGGCTGCCACAAGCGGCCCCCCGCTGA
- the ispG gene encoding flavodoxin-dependent (E)-4-hydroxy-3-methylbut-2-enyl-diphosphate synthase: MTAVDLAVPTTPLRRPTRQLMLGGVGVGSRHPVSVQSMTTTVTADAQATLQQIAELTAAGCDIVRVACPSRDDAEALAEIAQKSKIPVIADIHFQPRYVFAAIEAGCAGVRVNPGNIKEFDDKIKEIAQAAKEAGTPIRIGVNAGSLDPRILRKFGKATPEALAESALREAELFAEHDFHDFKISVKHHDPMVMIRAYELLAAQCDYPLHLGVTEAGPAFQGTVKSSVAFGALLRQGIGDTIRVSLSAPPVEEVKVGIQILQSLGLRPRRLEIVSCPSCGRAQVDVYKLAEEVSAGLEGLPVPLRVAVMGCVVNGPGEAREADLGVASGNGKGQIFVKGEVVKTVPESKIVETLIEEALRLADEMGVDLDETG, from the coding sequence TTGACAGCTGTTGACCTTGCCGTGCCCACGACACCGCTGCGTCGTCCCACCCGGCAGCTGATGCTCGGCGGCGTGGGCGTCGGCAGCCGCCACCCCGTCTCGGTGCAGTCGATGACGACCACGGTGACGGCCGATGCCCAGGCCACCCTTCAGCAGATAGCCGAACTCACCGCCGCGGGCTGCGACATCGTCCGGGTCGCCTGCCCCAGCCGGGACGACGCCGAGGCCCTCGCGGAGATTGCCCAGAAGTCGAAGATCCCCGTCATCGCGGACATCCACTTCCAGCCGCGCTATGTCTTCGCCGCGATCGAGGCGGGCTGCGCCGGTGTCCGGGTCAACCCGGGCAACATCAAGGAATTCGACGACAAGATCAAGGAGATCGCGCAGGCCGCGAAGGAGGCCGGCACCCCGATCCGCATCGGCGTCAACGCGGGCTCGCTCGACCCGAGGATCCTGCGGAAGTTCGGCAAGGCGACCCCGGAGGCCCTGGCCGAATCGGCGCTGCGCGAGGCGGAGCTCTTCGCGGAGCACGACTTCCACGACTTCAAGATCTCGGTGAAGCACCACGACCCGATGGTGATGATCCGGGCGTACGAGCTGCTGGCCGCGCAGTGCGACTATCCGCTCCACCTCGGCGTCACCGAGGCGGGACCGGCCTTCCAGGGCACGGTCAAGTCCTCGGTGGCCTTCGGCGCGCTGCTGCGCCAGGGCATCGGCGACACCATCCGCGTCTCGCTGTCCGCGCCGCCCGTGGAGGAGGTCAAGGTCGGCATCCAGATCCTCCAGTCGCTCGGCCTGCGCCCCCGGCGCCTGGAGATCGTCTCCTGCCCGTCCTGCGGCCGCGCCCAGGTGGACGTCTACAAGCTCGCCGAAGAGGTGAGCGCCGGGCTCGAAGGGCTGCCGGTGCCGCTGCGGGTCGCCGTCATGGGCTGTGTCGTCAACGGCCCCGGCGAGGCCCGCGAGGCCGACCTCGGTGTCGCCTCCGGCAACGGCAAGGGGCAGATCTTCGTCAAGGGCGAGGTCGTCAAGACCGTCCCCGAGTCGAAGATCGTCGAGACCCTCATCGAAGAGGCGCTGCGCCTCGCGGACGAGATGGGGGTGGATCTCGATGAGACTGGCTGA